The Nitriliruptor alkaliphilus DSM 45188 genome includes a region encoding these proteins:
- a CDS encoding Hpt domain-containing protein yields MSDQDDDELIAQLWLEVRPHQLVSVDELVADVTAVQADRTSAAWQRVRATSHRLAGTLGSFGQQPAGDIALALDRVVGGVEQPDQTCVDRAAELAVALRDEMHRAADER; encoded by the coding sequence GTGAGCGACCAGGACGACGACGAGCTGATCGCACAGCTGTGGCTCGAGGTCCGCCCGCACCAGCTCGTGTCGGTCGACGAGCTGGTGGCCGACGTGACCGCGGTGCAGGCCGACCGGACGTCGGCGGCCTGGCAGCGGGTGCGTGCGACGAGCCACCGGCTCGCCGGCACCCTGGGCTCGTTCGGTCAGCAGCCGGCCGGCGACATCGCGCTCGCGCTGGACCGGGTCGTCGGCGGTGTCGAGCAGCCCGACCAGACCTGCGTCGATCGCGCGGCCGAGCTGGCGGTCGCCCTGCGCGACGAGATGCACCGCGCTGCGGACGAGCGCTAG
- a CDS encoding histidine phosphatase family protein, whose protein sequence is MDLFLLRHGQPRWSEDGVSRVDPGLTDLGRAQAEAAGARLARIRFDEVLVSTARRAIETAEPLRARLDPSVQVTSAPWLHEIRNDPAWDGSPSDEVERIFAEARVRSREEWWDGLPGGESFRDFHRRVVSGLDAQLGSYGVVRDAQGLWTVPDRAPERILAVAHAGTNSVVLGHLLGLDPEPWEWERFASDHASLAWLRTSSIAGSHIFGLQRFSDVEHLASDQITA, encoded by the coding sequence ATGGACCTCTTCCTGCTCCGTCACGGTCAACCTCGGTGGTCCGAGGACGGTGTCTCACGGGTCGACCCCGGCCTGACCGACCTCGGTCGCGCCCAAGCCGAAGCGGCGGGTGCCCGCCTGGCCCGCATCCGGTTCGACGAGGTGCTGGTCTCGACCGCCAGGCGCGCGATCGAGACCGCGGAGCCGCTGCGCGCGCGGCTCGACCCGTCGGTGCAGGTGACCTCGGCGCCCTGGCTCCACGAGATCCGCAACGACCCCGCGTGGGACGGCAGCCCGAGCGACGAGGTCGAGCGCATCTTCGCCGAAGCACGGGTCCGATCGCGGGAGGAGTGGTGGGACGGCCTGCCCGGCGGCGAGAGCTTCCGCGACTTCCACCGGCGCGTCGTGTCGGGGCTCGACGCCCAGCTCGGCAGCTACGGCGTCGTCCGCGACGCGCAGGGCCTGTGGACGGTGCCGGACCGTGCCCCTGAGCGCATCCTCGCGGTGGCGCACGCCGGGACCAACTCGGTGGTGCTCGGCCACCTGCTCGGGCTCGACCCCGAACCGTGGGAGTGGGAGCGCTTCGCCTCCGACCACGCCTCGCTGGCGTGGCTGCGCACCTCGTCCATCGCCGGGAGCCACATCTTCGGGCTCCAGCGGTTCAGCGACGTCGAGCACCTCGCGAGCGACCAGATCACCGCTTGA
- a CDS encoding low molecular weight protein-tyrosine-phosphatase — MRRDDATPLVLTICLGNICRSPTAEAAIREVAAARGMAVEVRSAGTGGWHVGAPPDERMTAAAAAVDLVLDGAAEQVTAEHLATADLIVAMDRQNLADLERLAASSGATTPIRLFRAFDDASLAAGDLEVPDPYYGGPDGFDHVVALCRAAATGVVAYLAGERDDPGPR; from the coding sequence ATGAGGAGGGACGACGCGACGCCGCTGGTGCTGACGATCTGCCTCGGCAACATCTGTCGCTCGCCGACGGCCGAGGCGGCCATCCGCGAGGTCGCGGCTGCGCGAGGGATGGCCGTGGAGGTGCGCTCGGCCGGCACGGGCGGGTGGCACGTCGGTGCCCCACCCGACGAGCGCATGACGGCCGCAGCAGCAGCCGTCGACCTCGTCCTCGACGGGGCGGCCGAGCAGGTGACGGCCGAGCACCTCGCCACGGCCGATCTGATCGTCGCGATGGACCGCCAGAACCTCGCCGACCTCGAACGGCTCGCCGCCTCCAGCGGCGCGACCACGCCGATCCGGCTGTTCCGCGCGTTCGACGACGCCAGCCTCGCCGCCGGTGACCTCGAGGTGCCGGACCCCTACTACGGCGGCCCCGACGGGTTCGACCACGTCGTTGCACTGTGCCGCGCTGCCGCCACCGGCGTCGTGGCCTACCTCGCCGGTGAGCGGGACGACCCCGGGCCGCGCTGA
- a CDS encoding LCP family protein: MTEPDEDWGPTVSGRGRRRRRLRPLRTLAIVVLIALIAVTALGFWASSRIPRQDVDGLAGAGRPMHVLVVGSDSRADLTREQQNELTVGRDEGGLRTDTIFLMTIRGSRVAVLAFPRDLWVTRCDGSTGRINAAEAIGGPSCLVTTIRELSGIPIQHHLTVSFGGFREVVDAVGGVEICLEDAISDRDAGIDLPAGCQRLDGVDALGYVRVRKIDNDLQRIQRQQTFLRALAGEVASPSTLFNPVRLVSLANETGGALTADRGLSPIGLARLALGARGLAGGASVTETVPSTIGRAGEASVLFLDEAAAGPLFRAFADGSILDQAGGDTGVRPEDVPVTVLNGAGAPGLARQVADLLEGRGYPIADVGNTDPRDRTLIQHTAAQRAGAELVASEIPGDVDLEETSSVTQVTVLLGRNAAARG, from the coding sequence ATGACGGAGCCCGACGAGGACTGGGGCCCGACGGTGTCGGGTCGCGGCCGGCGCAGGCGGCGGCTACGGCCGCTTCGGACCTTGGCGATCGTGGTGCTGATCGCGCTGATCGCCGTGACCGCGCTCGGCTTCTGGGCGAGCTCACGCATCCCGCGTCAGGACGTCGACGGGCTGGCCGGCGCCGGTCGCCCGATGCACGTCCTCGTGGTCGGGTCCGACAGCCGTGCGGACCTGACCCGCGAGCAGCAGAACGAACTGACCGTCGGACGCGACGAGGGGGGCCTGCGCACCGACACCATCTTCCTGATGACCATCCGCGGGTCGCGCGTGGCCGTCCTCGCCTTCCCCCGCGACCTGTGGGTCACCCGCTGCGACGGCAGCACCGGCCGCATCAACGCCGCGGAGGCCATCGGCGGCCCCTCGTGCCTGGTCACCACCATCCGCGAGCTGTCGGGCATCCCGATCCAGCACCACCTCACGGTCAGCTTCGGCGGCTTCCGCGAGGTCGTCGACGCGGTCGGCGGCGTCGAGATCTGCCTCGAGGACGCCATCAGCGACCGCGACGCCGGCATCGATCTGCCCGCCGGCTGCCAGCGTCTCGACGGGGTCGATGCGCTCGGCTACGTGCGGGTCCGCAAGATCGACAACGACCTGCAGCGCATCCAGCGCCAGCAGACCTTCCTACGCGCCCTGGCCGGCGAGGTCGCCTCGCCCTCGACCCTGTTCAACCCGGTCCGCCTCGTCTCGCTGGCCAACGAGACCGGCGGGGCACTGACCGCCGACCGGGGCCTGTCCCCCATCGGGCTCGCCCGGCTCGCCCTCGGGGCACGTGGCCTGGCAGGTGGTGCCTCGGTCACCGAGACCGTCCCGTCCACGATCGGAAGGGCCGGCGAGGCGTCGGTCCTGTTCCTCGACGAGGCCGCCGCCGGTCCCCTGTTCCGCGCCTTCGCCGACGGCTCGATCCTCGACCAGGCCGGAGGGGACACGGGGGTGCGGCCCGAGGACGTCCCGGTCACCGTGCTCAACGGCGCCGGCGCGCCCGGCCTCGCCCGACAGGTCGCGGACCTGCTCGAGGGGCGCGGCTACCCCATCGCCGACGTCGGCAACACCGACCCACGCGACCGCACCCTGATCCAGCACACCGCGGCGCAGCGCGCCGGCGCCGAGCTGGTCGCCAGCGAGATCCCCGGTGACGTCGACCTGGAGGAGACCTCGTCGGTCACCCAGGTGACCGTGCTGCTCGGGCGCAACGCGGCAGCGCGGGGATGA
- a CDS encoding aminotransferase class V-fold PLP-dependent enzyme: protein MELSARAATSPIGGLEAADPDQLATLELVRRSVIGEDEVVEGPYGPRRVVYADYTASGRALTFIEDAIRDLVLPRYANTHSETSGTGRQTTRFREDARELIRSAVGADRGEHAVVFCGSGSTGAIDRVVQVLGLRVPRGLDDRYGWSASVPDHHRPVVFLGPFEHHSNELPWRESIAEVITIPEDADGHVDLGALETALLATADRPLRIGSFCAASNVTGILTDVRAVSALLHQHGALAFWDYAAAAPYVAIDVAASGSGPDGDRDHLDAIFLSPHKFVGGPGTPGVLVARRELFTNAVPGVPGGGTVAYVNALEHRYHEDVELREEGGTPDIVGSIRAGLAFAVKDAVGTDLIAAREEALTRYAIAAWEQEEHLEVLGSHTADRLSIVSFVVRHGPDRYLHHDLVVAILNDLFGIQARGGCSCAGPYGHRLLGIDLDRSHAFERVLATGCEGIKPGWVRVNFPWAITDSVARFLVEAVRLVARDGWRLLDDYRFEVATGRWTHREGVSTPPWSLGDVRIEGGNVSWPPRPAPTDDADLDEVLAEARRVFAAGGPHAASGDAAVLPPDAEALRWFPLPGEAVAVKR, encoded by the coding sequence GTGGAACTGTCAGCCCGAGCCGCCACCTCGCCCATCGGTGGCCTGGAGGCGGCGGACCCGGACCAGCTCGCCACGCTCGAGCTGGTCCGCCGTTCGGTCATCGGTGAGGACGAGGTGGTCGAGGGTCCCTACGGGCCGCGGCGGGTCGTCTACGCCGACTACACCGCCTCCGGGCGTGCGCTGACGTTCATCGAGGACGCCATCCGGGACCTCGTCCTCCCGCGGTACGCCAACACCCACTCGGAGACGTCGGGGACCGGCCGGCAGACCACCCGCTTCCGCGAGGACGCGAGGGAGCTGATCCGCAGCGCCGTCGGCGCCGACCGAGGCGAGCACGCCGTGGTCTTCTGCGGCTCGGGCTCGACGGGTGCCATCGACCGCGTGGTCCAGGTCCTCGGCCTGCGGGTCCCCCGCGGGCTCGACGACCGGTACGGCTGGTCCGCCTCGGTGCCCGACCACCACCGGCCCGTGGTCTTCCTCGGACCGTTCGAGCACCACTCCAACGAGCTGCCGTGGCGCGAGAGCATCGCCGAGGTCATCACCATCCCCGAGGACGCTGACGGGCACGTCGACCTCGGGGCGCTCGAGACGGCGCTGCTCGCCACGGCGGACCGGCCGCTGCGCATCGGGAGCTTCTGCGCGGCGTCGAACGTCACCGGCATCCTGACCGACGTGCGTGCCGTGTCGGCCCTCCTCCACCAGCACGGCGCGCTGGCCTTCTGGGACTACGCCGCGGCCGCCCCCTACGTGGCGATCGACGTCGCCGCGTCGGGGTCGGGCCCTGACGGTGACCGCGATCACCTCGACGCGATCTTCCTCTCGCCGCACAAGTTCGTCGGTGGTCCGGGCACGCCGGGGGTGCTGGTAGCTCGACGCGAGCTGTTCACCAACGCCGTCCCGGGCGTCCCCGGCGGCGGGACGGTGGCGTACGTCAACGCCCTGGAGCACCGCTACCACGAGGACGTCGAGCTCCGTGAGGAGGGCGGGACACCCGACATCGTCGGTTCGATCCGGGCCGGCTTGGCCTTCGCGGTCAAGGACGCGGTCGGCACCGATCTGATCGCGGCTCGCGAGGAGGCCCTGACCCGGTACGCGATCGCGGCGTGGGAGCAGGAGGAGCACCTCGAGGTCCTCGGCTCGCACACCGCCGACCGGCTCTCGATCGTCTCGTTCGTGGTCCGCCACGGGCCGGATCGCTACCTGCACCACGACCTGGTGGTGGCCATCCTCAACGACCTGTTCGGGATCCAGGCCCGGGGCGGTTGCTCGTGCGCGGGCCCCTACGGCCACCGGCTGCTCGGCATCGATCTGGACCGCAGCCACGCCTTCGAACGCGTGCTCGCCACCGGGTGCGAGGGCATCAAGCCCGGGTGGGTCCGGGTCAACTTCCCGTGGGCGATCACCGACTCGGTGGCGCGGTTCCTGGTCGAGGCGGTGCGCCTCGTCGCGCGTGACGGGTGGCGGCTGCTCGACGACTACCGCTTCGAGGTGGCGACCGGCCGGTGGACGCACCGTGAGGGGGTCAGCACCCCGCCGTGGTCCCTCGGCGACGTCCGGATCGAGGGCGGGAACGTGTCGTGGCCGCCGCGCCCGGCCCCCACCGACGACGCGGACCTGGACGAGGTCCTCGCCGAGGCTCGCCGGGTGTTCGCCGCCGGCGGGCCGCACGCGGCCAGCGGTGACGCCGCCGTCCTGCCGCCGGACGCCGAAGCCCTGCGGTGGTTCCCCCTGCCCGGCGAGGCGGTCGCCGTCAAGCGGTGA